One stretch of Melospiza georgiana isolate bMelGeo1 chromosome 28, bMelGeo1.pri, whole genome shotgun sequence DNA includes these proteins:
- the SLC25A39 gene encoding probable mitochondrial glutathione transporter SLC25A39 isoform X2, with amino-acid sequence MAEKLAPSPGGGITPLQQMLASGTGAILTSLFVTPLDVVKIRLQAQRTPFSKVLAAQSVPWGAQPATWKCFLYCNGLMDHLYVCQNGSSCTAWYKAPGHFTGTLDAFVKITRNEGIRSLWSGLPPTLVMAVPATVIYFTTYDQLRDYLRTRVGSWNHYIPLLAGALARLGAVTVISPLELIRTKMQSRQLSYRELRVCIQSAVAQDGWLSLWRGWGPTVLRDVPFSALYWFNYELVRSWLCRQPWLDGSTFTVSFASGAISGTVAAVLTLPFDVVKTHRQIELGDSEVHPVTASRPSKPSSTWLLMQRIRAESGTRGLFAGFLPRVIKVAPACAIMISTYEFGKSFFQKLNQEQQLRGL; translated from the exons ATGGCCGAGAAGCTGGCACCGAGCCCCGGCGGGGGCATCACGCCACTGCAGCAGATGCTGGCCTCGGGGACAGGGGCCATCCTCACCTCCCTCTTCG TGACGCCACTGGACGTGGTGAAGATCCGGCTGCAGGCCCAGAGGACCCCTTTCTCCAAAG TGTTGGCAGCGCAGTCAGTGCCCTGGGGCGCTCAGCCGGCCACAT GGAAGTGTTTCCTCTACTGCAACGGGCTCATGGACCACCTGTACGTCTGCCAGAACGGCAGCAGCTGCACCGCCTGGTACAAGGCCCCCGGGCACTTCACTGGCACGCTG GATGCCTTTGTGAAGATCACACGCAATGAGGGCATCAGATCTCTGTGGAGCGGCCTGCCCCCCACCCT GGTCATGGCCGTGCCAGCCACCGTCATTTACTTCACCACCTACGACCAGCTCCGGGACTACCTGCGCACCCGGGTGGGGAGCTGGAACCACTACATCCCCCTGCTGGCTGGGGCCCTGGCCAGGC TGGGTGCTGTGACAGTCATCAGCCCCCTGGAGCTGATCCGCACCAAGATGCAGTCCCGGCAGCTCAGCTACCGCGAGCTGCGCGTGTGCATCCAGTCTGCAGTGGCCCAGGACGGCTGGCTGTCcctctggaggggctggggacccACCGTGCTGCGGGACGTCCCCTTCTCGG ctctgtaCTGGTTTAACTACGAGCTGGTGAGGTcgtggctctgcaggcagccctggctggacgGGTCCACGTTCACGGTCAGCTTCGCATCCGGGGCCATCTCTGGCACG GTGGCCGCGGTGCTGACGCTGCCCTTCGACGTGGTCAAAACGCATCGGCAGATCGAGCTGGGAGACAGTGAGGTGCACCCAG tCACAGCCTCCAGGCCTTCCAAGCCTTCCTCCACCTGGCTGCTCATGCAGCGGATCCGCGCCGAGTCTGGCACCCGGGGGCTGTTTGCAG GGTTCCTGCCCCGCGTCATCAAGGTGGCACCTGCCTGCGCCATCATGATCAGCACCTATGAGTTTGGCAAGAGCTTCTTCCAGAAGCTgaaccaggagcagcagctgcggGGATTGTGA
- the RUNDC3A gene encoding RUN domain-containing protein 3A isoform X2: MEASWVPAAMALGLSSKKASSRNIAVERKNLITVCRFSVKTLLEKYTADPIDDSSEEFVNFAAILEQILSHRFKGPVSWFSSDGQRGFWDYIRLACSKVPNNCVSSIENMENISTSRAKGRAWIRVALMEKRMSEYISTALRDTRTTRRFYDDGAIMLREESTVLTGMLIGLSAIDFSFCLKGEVMDGKTPVVIDYTPYLKFTQSYDYLSEEEERGSVESSTSEDSSPEHPYLPLVTDEDSWYNKWRKMEQKFRIVYAQKGYLEELVRLRESQLKDLEAENKRLKLRLEEVMVQNQLEKRELEGVILELQEQLTGLIPCENPQLAQLSKEMVTPLVNQWPSLGTLNGNESGSDSKLYRREGPHALHAGALRLPGLPAQLQVPGQPQVQRVPGERQHGSQPDPQPQLRPPAPAPPPGPA; the protein is encoded by the exons ATGGAAGCGAGCTGGGTGCCGGCTGCCATGGCTCTGGGGCTCTCCTCCAAGAAGGCTTCCTCCAGGAACATCGCCGTGGAGAGGAAAAACCTCATCACCGTCTGcag GTTCTCGGTGAAGACCCTTCTGGAGAAGTACACGGCAGATCCCATCGACGACTCCTCCGAGGAGTTTGTTAACTTCGCCGCCATCCTCGAGCAGATCCTCAGCCACCGCTTCAAAG GCCCTGTCAGCTGGTTCAGCTCTGATGGACAGCGCGGGTTTTGGGATTACATCCGCCTGGCCTGCAGCAAGGTGCCCAACAACTGCGTCAGCAGCATCGAGAACATGGAGAACATCAGCACCTCCAGGGCCAAG GGCCGGGCGTGGATCCGCGTGGCGCTGATGGAGAAGCGAATGTCCGAGTACATCTCCACGGCCCTGCGGGACACTCGCACCACCAG GCGGTTCTACGACGACGGGGCCATCATGCTGCGGGAGGAGTCCACGGTGCTCACGGGGATGCTCATCGGGCTCAGCGCCATCGACTTCAG ctTCTGCCTCAAGGGAGAGGTGATGGACGGTAAAACGCCCGTGGTCATCGACTACACGCCCTACCTGAAGTTCACGCAGAG CTATGACTACCTGagcgaggaggaggagcgggGCAGTGTGGAGAGCAGCACGAGCGAGGACAGCTCGCCTGAGCACCCCTACCTGCCCCTGGTCACCGACGAGGACAGCTGGTACAACAAGTGGCGCAAGATGGAGCAGAAATTCCGCATTGTTTATGCCCAGAAG GGGTacctggaggagctggtgaGGCTGCGGGAGTCGCAGCTGAAGGACCTGGAGGCGGAGAACAAGCGGCTGAAGCTCCGGCTGGAGGAGGTGATGGTGCAGAACCAGCTGGAgaagagggagctggagggcgtcatcctggagctgcaggagcagct gacGGGGCTGATCCCCTGCGAGAACCCGCAGCTGGCCCAGCTCTCCAAGGAGATGGTGACACCCCTGGTCAACCAGTGGCCctccctggggaccctcaaTGGCAACGAGAGCGGCTCGGACAGCAAACTGTACAGAAG GGAAGGACCCCACGCCCTCCATGCTGGGGCTCTGCGGCTCCCTggcctccctgcccagctgcaagTCCCTGGCCAGCCTCAAGTCCAACGAGTGCCTGGTGAGCGACAGCACGGAAGCCAGCCCGACCCGCAGCCCCAGCTGAGACCCCCggcccccgcgccgccccccggccccgcctga
- the SLC25A39 gene encoding probable mitochondrial glutathione transporter SLC25A39 isoform X1, translated as MAEKLAPSPGGGITPLQQMLASGTGAILTSLFVTPLDVVKIRLQAQRTPFSKGKCFLYCNGLMDHLYVCQNGSSCTAWYKAPGHFTGTLDAFVKITRNEGIRSLWSGLPPTLVMAVPATVIYFTTYDQLRDYLRTRVGSWNHYIPLLAGALARLGAVTVISPLELIRTKMQSRQLSYRELRVCIQSAVAQDGWLSLWRGWGPTVLRDVPFSALYWFNYELVRSWLCRQPWLDGSTFTVSFASGAISGTVAAVLTLPFDVVKTHRQIELGDSEVHPVTASRPSKPSSTWLLMQRIRAESGTRGLFAGFLPRVIKVAPACAIMISTYEFGKSFFQKLNQEQQLRGL; from the exons ATGGCCGAGAAGCTGGCACCGAGCCCCGGCGGGGGCATCACGCCACTGCAGCAGATGCTGGCCTCGGGGACAGGGGCCATCCTCACCTCCCTCTTCG TGACGCCACTGGACGTGGTGAAGATCCGGCTGCAGGCCCAGAGGACCCCTTTCTCCAAAG GGAAGTGTTTCCTCTACTGCAACGGGCTCATGGACCACCTGTACGTCTGCCAGAACGGCAGCAGCTGCACCGCCTGGTACAAGGCCCCCGGGCACTTCACTGGCACGCTG GATGCCTTTGTGAAGATCACACGCAATGAGGGCATCAGATCTCTGTGGAGCGGCCTGCCCCCCACCCT GGTCATGGCCGTGCCAGCCACCGTCATTTACTTCACCACCTACGACCAGCTCCGGGACTACCTGCGCACCCGGGTGGGGAGCTGGAACCACTACATCCCCCTGCTGGCTGGGGCCCTGGCCAGGC TGGGTGCTGTGACAGTCATCAGCCCCCTGGAGCTGATCCGCACCAAGATGCAGTCCCGGCAGCTCAGCTACCGCGAGCTGCGCGTGTGCATCCAGTCTGCAGTGGCCCAGGACGGCTGGCTGTCcctctggaggggctggggacccACCGTGCTGCGGGACGTCCCCTTCTCGG ctctgtaCTGGTTTAACTACGAGCTGGTGAGGTcgtggctctgcaggcagccctggctggacgGGTCCACGTTCACGGTCAGCTTCGCATCCGGGGCCATCTCTGGCACG GTGGCCGCGGTGCTGACGCTGCCCTTCGACGTGGTCAAAACGCATCGGCAGATCGAGCTGGGAGACAGTGAGGTGCACCCAG tCACAGCCTCCAGGCCTTCCAAGCCTTCCTCCACCTGGCTGCTCATGCAGCGGATCCGCGCCGAGTCTGGCACCCGGGGGCTGTTTGCAG GGTTCCTGCCCCGCGTCATCAAGGTGGCACCTGCCTGCGCCATCATGATCAGCACCTATGAGTTTGGCAAGAGCTTCTTCCAGAAGCTgaaccaggagcagcagctgcggGGATTGTGA
- the RUNDC3A gene encoding RUN domain-containing protein 3A isoform X1 gives MEASWVPAAMALGLSSKKASSRNIAVERKNLITVCRFSVKTLLEKYTADPIDDSSEEFVNFAAILEQILSHRFKGPVSWFSSDGQRGFWDYIRLACSKVPNNCVSSIENMENISTSRAKGRAWIRVALMEKRMSEYISTALRDTRTTRRFYDDGAIMLREESTVLTGMLIGLSAIDFSFCLKGEVMDGKTPVVIDYTPYLKFTQSYDYLSEEEERGSVESSTSEDSSPEHPYLPLVTDEDSWYNKWRKMEQKFRIVYAQKGYLEELVRLRESQLKDLEAENKRLKLRLEEVMVQNQLEKRELEGVILELQEQLTGLIPCENPQLAQLSKEMVTPLVNQWPSLGTLNGNESGSDSKLYRRHSFVSTDQLSAENSLSSDSQRLGEGKREGEPWGPLGKDPTPSMLGLCGSLASLPSCKSLASLKSNECLVSDSTEASPTRSPS, from the exons ATGGAAGCGAGCTGGGTGCCGGCTGCCATGGCTCTGGGGCTCTCCTCCAAGAAGGCTTCCTCCAGGAACATCGCCGTGGAGAGGAAAAACCTCATCACCGTCTGcag GTTCTCGGTGAAGACCCTTCTGGAGAAGTACACGGCAGATCCCATCGACGACTCCTCCGAGGAGTTTGTTAACTTCGCCGCCATCCTCGAGCAGATCCTCAGCCACCGCTTCAAAG GCCCTGTCAGCTGGTTCAGCTCTGATGGACAGCGCGGGTTTTGGGATTACATCCGCCTGGCCTGCAGCAAGGTGCCCAACAACTGCGTCAGCAGCATCGAGAACATGGAGAACATCAGCACCTCCAGGGCCAAG GGCCGGGCGTGGATCCGCGTGGCGCTGATGGAGAAGCGAATGTCCGAGTACATCTCCACGGCCCTGCGGGACACTCGCACCACCAG GCGGTTCTACGACGACGGGGCCATCATGCTGCGGGAGGAGTCCACGGTGCTCACGGGGATGCTCATCGGGCTCAGCGCCATCGACTTCAG ctTCTGCCTCAAGGGAGAGGTGATGGACGGTAAAACGCCCGTGGTCATCGACTACACGCCCTACCTGAAGTTCACGCAGAG CTATGACTACCTGagcgaggaggaggagcgggGCAGTGTGGAGAGCAGCACGAGCGAGGACAGCTCGCCTGAGCACCCCTACCTGCCCCTGGTCACCGACGAGGACAGCTGGTACAACAAGTGGCGCAAGATGGAGCAGAAATTCCGCATTGTTTATGCCCAGAAG GGGTacctggaggagctggtgaGGCTGCGGGAGTCGCAGCTGAAGGACCTGGAGGCGGAGAACAAGCGGCTGAAGCTCCGGCTGGAGGAGGTGATGGTGCAGAACCAGCTGGAgaagagggagctggagggcgtcatcctggagctgcaggagcagct gacGGGGCTGATCCCCTGCGAGAACCCGCAGCTGGCCCAGCTCTCCAAGGAGATGGTGACACCCCTGGTCAACCAGTGGCCctccctggggaccctcaaTGGCAACGAGAGCGGCTCGGACAGCAAACTGTACAGAAG gcacagcttcGTGAGCACCGACCAGCTCTCGGCCGAGAACAGCCTCAGCTCCGACTCCCAGCGCCTGGGCGAGGGCAAGCGCGAAGGGGAGCCCTGGGGGCCCTTGG GGAAGGACCCCACGCCCTCCATGCTGGGGCTCTGCGGCTCCCTggcctccctgcccagctgcaagTCCCTGGCCAGCCTCAAGTCCAACGAGTGCCTGGTGAGCGACAGCACGGAAGCCAGCCCGACCCGCAGCCCCAGCTGA